One genomic region from Cydia amplana chromosome Z, ilCydAmpl1.1, whole genome shotgun sequence encodes:
- the LOC134661752 gene encoding protein SERAC1, whose amino-acid sequence MMNMHDRIKIVLKILKFSTFFGCSGFLVAYPFRQTYKSIGKIVNSNVLVTEKKHTPEYIYIDDPSYDLTVRLEEDKANRQSVGWNRIWKSLKHSLAWRLLWLCKHGNQEQRNIALVQLASFNNNKEWDCLKLAQAIDKNTAVLLARTRGADLRYFLPPPIHVRKAAKAPELLSYKFHELILAVQNRQHHSCIQHFLSKYFANVQEQAMEADSIPAKPDTLSERDLCLMCLDALHHHLSLFNNKNYEEDHSAKLLANMGIMSCLAELLLRHPNDVDVDLAVLKVLTVLSVHTSLLTAFFENGLIRELARLLHSGDIRLSSSAAVCLANLSGEYCYRPGLYLLHPLYRNTATPICDTLLVHGLRGGVFVTWRQRDQSCKPLGILEGTLADLECGDAVPKYIDQELQQVMEEIIELEDEALLANIEVVLEDLPIDSKRDHASASFYTVKNKRIGLIQERQDRCVYTSCWPKDWLPQDCNNLRIIGVNYLSSLSDWLERCPLQASDISARASELQPNLIDAGVGSRNTPIVWLAHSMGGLIVKQVLNVAAQSQDPKANKLCECTKAVLFYSTPHKGSAFATMPRAAAAVLWPSTDVRQLQENSPVLLELHQLFLKYADRYNWETISFAESLPTLVTAFKVPVNFVEAVSADLGRGPFYQLPVDHLCICKPATRQSILYTTLLDVLLRVTNKDVSLKYTNIEWFINMLLETLQRKKGEIMEAFNGSQSNEGLRWSEQLLLDMFTDGFTD is encoded by the coding sequence ATGATGAATATGCACGATCgcataaaaatagttttaaaaatattgaaattttcaACATTTTTCGGATGCAGTGGATTCCTAGTCGCCTATCCTTTCCGGCAAACATATAAATCCATTGGAAAAATAGTGAATTCTAATGTTCTCGTGACGGAGAAGAAACACACCCCCGAGTACATCTACATAGATGACCCCAGCTACGATTTGACCGTGAGGTTGGAAGAAGACAAAGCTAATAGGCAGTCAGTGGGGTGGAATCGTATTTGGAAAAGTTTGAAACATTCTCTGGCGTGGCGATTACTATGGCTGTGCAAACACGGGAATCAGGAGCAGCGAAACATCGCGCTGGTACAGTTGGCTTCGTTCAACAACAACAAGGAATGGGACTGTCTGAAACTTGCGCAGGCGATCGACAAGAACACCGCGGTGCTGCTGGCGCGCACGCGCGGCGCCGACCTGCGCTACTTCTTGCCTCCGCCGATACACGTGAGGAAGGCCGCGAAAGCGCCGGAACTACTCTCCTATAAGTTCCATGAACTTATTTTAGCTGTCCAGAATCGTCAGCATCATAGTTGTATACAGCACTTCTTATCTAAGTATTTTGCTAATGTTCAAGAACAAGCAATGGAGGCTGACAGTATTCCTGCTAAGCCAGACACTTTAAGTGAACGTGATCTGTGCTTGATGTGCTTGGATGCTTTGCATCACCATCTAAgcttatttaataataagaattatgAAGAAGATCACTCGGCCAAATTGTTGGCAAATATGGGCATAATGTCCTGTCTCGCTGAATTGTTGTTAAGGCATCCCAATGATGTCGATGTAGATCTTGCAGTGCTAAAAGTTCTTACTGTTTTAAGTGTTCATACTAGTCTACTCACTGCATTCTTTGAAAATGGTCTGATTAGAGAACTAGCAAGATTATTACATTCAGGAGACATCAGATTATCAAGCTCTGCAGCTGTGTGCTTGGCAAACCTGTCTGGGGAATATTGTTACCGGCCAGGGTTATATTTACTACATCCCCTGTATAGAAATACTGCAACTCCGATATGTGATACACTACTGGTTCATGGCTTGAGAGGTGGTGTTTTTGTGACCTGGAGGCAAAGAGATCAGTCCTGTAAGCCACTCGGTATTTTAGAAGGGACTTTGGCTGACCTTGAGTGTGGTGATGCTGTGCCAAAATATATAGATCAAGAGTTACAACAGGTAATGGAAGAAATAATAGAATTAGAAGATGAAGCTTTGCTTGCCAATATAGAAGTAGTCCTAGAGGATCTGCCTATTGATTCCAAAAGAGATCATGCAAGTGCTTCCTTCTACACTGTAAAAAATAAGCGCATAGGCCTGATTCAAGAGCGGCAGGACCGCTGCGTGTACACCTCTTGTTGGCCTAAGGATTGGCTTCCACAAGATTGTAATAATCTTAGGATCATTGGTGTAAATTATCTTAGCTCTCTATCAGACTGGCTGGAACGATGTCCTTTACAGGCTTCTGATATATCAGCTCGGGCTTCTGAATTACAGCCTAATTTAATTGATGCCGGAGTGGGCAGCCGAAATACCCCAATAGTGTGGCTAGCACACTCAATGGGTGGGCTCATAGTAAAACAAGTGCTGAATGTTGCTGCTCAAAGCCAGGATCCCAAAGCTAACAAACTTTGTGAATGTACCAAAGCAGTACTTTTCTATAGCACACCCCATAAGGGGAGTGCATTCGCAACCATGCCCAGAGCTGCGGCAGCAGTGTTGTGGCCATCTACGGATGTGCGCCAACTGCAAGAAAACTCGCCAGTATTATTAGAACTACATCAATTATTCCTCAAATATGCTGACAGATATAATTGGGAAACTATCAGTTTTGCAGAAAGTTTACCTACTTTGGTAACAGCATTCAAGGTTCCTGTAAATTTTGTTGAGGCTGTGTCAGCTGACTTAGGAAGAGGACCTTTCTACCAACTGCCTGTGGATCACTTGTGTATATGTAAGCCTGCAACTAGgcaaagtattttgtatacGACATTGTTGGATGTCCTGCTTAGGGTGACAAACAAAGACGTATCACTAAAGTATACCAATATAGAATGGTTTATTAACATGTTATTGGAAACCTTGCAAAGAAAAAAGGGGGAAATAATGGAAGCTTTCAATGGCTCCCAAAGTAATGAAGGCCTACGCTGGTCTGAACAGTTATTATTAGATATGTTTACTGATGGATTTACTGATTAG
- the LOC134661051 gene encoding forkhead box protein F2-like, giving the protein MKIEEQATEEAARRPPATRRQEKPPYSYIALIVMAIRHSPNKRLTLSEIYSYLQQTFPFFRSSYQGWKNSVRHNLSLNECFVKLPKGLGRPGKGHYWTIDPSSEFMFEEGSFRRRPRGFRRKCQALKPQFGSGGYLCGGGVTALPPAQPAGYELAGSSGAGTSNASSIDYGACAYSHTSSSGQQLPYGSDYCTYGSMGEREWPLPYGSVDTSYRPPPPSPPPHHDLPDLIPNYQYVTNDHGTSAMFAGMRGVHGQMLGGGSLGLGGFGLGSPLPALPERKAYASPPPTPLPALPPLPALPAPSAPPASGQPPAVSSASVHAYYDHMKYSLHQ; this is encoded by the exons ATGAAGATCGAGGAGCAAGCCACGGAGGAGGCGGCCCGCCGACCGCCGGCCACCCGACGACAAGAAAAACCACCCTACTCTTACATAGCCCTCATAGTCATGGCGATCAGACACTCTCCAAACAAAAGGCTGACCCTTAGCGAAATTTACAGTTATCTTCAACAAACATTTCCATTTTTCCGAAGTTCATATCAGGGTTGGAAGAACTCTGTGCGTCACAATTTAAGCCTAAACGAATGTTTCGTGAAGCTCCCGAAGGGGCTCGGGAGGCCGGGGAAGGGGCACTATTGGACTATCGACCCTTCCTCAGAGTTCATGTTCGAAGAGGGATCGTTCAGGAGGCGACCTCGAGGATTCCGCCGGAAGTGCCAGGCTCTTAAGCCTCAGTTTGGGAGCGGTGGATACCTGTGCGGAGGCGGGGTTACCGCACTGCCGCCGGCACAGCCCGCCGGCTACGAGTTAGCCGGCAGCAGTGGGGCCGGCACGAGCAACGCGAGTTCCATCGACTACGGAGCCTGTGCCTACTCGCACACCAGCTCGTCGGGCCAGCAGTTGCCCTACGGTAGCGACTACTGCACATACGGCAGCATGGGCGAGCGCGAGTGGCCGCTTCCCTACGGGTCGGTGGACACCAGCTATCGCCCGCCGCCGCCTTCCCCGCCGCCGCACCACGACCTTCCAGATCTCATACCCAATTACCAATATGTAACCAATGACCATG GTACATCGGCGATGTTCGCAGGAATGCGCGGAGTGCACGGGCAAATGCttgggggcgggtcgctagggCTGGGCGGCTTCGGACTGGGCTCGCCGCTGCCGGCGCTGCCGGAGCGCAAGGCGTACGcgtcgccgccgccgacgccgcTGCCCGCGCTGCCGCCACTCCCGGCGCTGCCCGCGCCCTCCGCGCCGCCAGCGTCCGGCCAGCCACCTGCAGTCAGCTCCGCGTCGGTTCATGCCTACTACGATCACATGAAATACTCCTTGCACCAGTAG